One genomic segment of Chitinophaga parva includes these proteins:
- a CDS encoding spondin domain-containing protein → MLHNKPAVMLALMALPLAFTACKKDHNTPPATGLTLTVENVLQSRPLVESGTFKGAGSPGLIFPGDSVSIRFSAAKGEAISFAAMYGWSNDLFFAPGNPGIQPYDASGNPIEGDVSAQVKLWDNGTRVNQVPGANVTHPGTPASANVTEVNGTDAQGNTYLAASRLVSARLHYEGNSYFTLSLKNISGGTQNETPLSPGVWAVSYIAGGTLLNPSPIYTKDKPTANGLTNIAEAGDNSALNTYLTANTGIFTPLSPILVVVYNGDANPFYQTGEADRGEGLKNLAQQGDATILAAALKNKPGVKAVYVLPAPNTTVLLPVIGEMSGGAVSQALQVHKGDRLAIATMYGFSNDWFFATTGNGVDATAKGDISNSIALYDDGTAIDQFPGAGITQFNLAGTPLTDNKPITLVPNPNAFTTLPAISNIIRVKLQ, encoded by the coding sequence ATGCTACATAACAAACCTGCTGTCATGCTGGCCTTGATGGCCCTGCCACTGGCCTTTACCGCCTGCAAGAAAGATCATAATACCCCCCCGGCTACCGGCCTTACCCTTACGGTGGAAAATGTTTTACAATCCCGCCCGCTCGTAGAGTCCGGTACTTTTAAAGGAGCTGGCAGCCCGGGTCTTATTTTTCCCGGCGACTCCGTCAGCATCCGTTTCTCTGCTGCAAAGGGAGAAGCCATCAGCTTTGCGGCTATGTATGGCTGGTCCAATGACCTGTTCTTTGCCCCCGGCAATCCGGGCATTCAACCCTACGATGCCAGCGGCAATCCTATTGAAGGAGATGTTTCCGCCCAGGTGAAGCTGTGGGACAATGGCACCCGCGTGAACCAGGTTCCGGGCGCCAATGTTACCCATCCCGGCACGCCTGCAAGCGCCAATGTAACGGAGGTGAACGGCACAGACGCCCAGGGCAATACCTACCTGGCCGCTTCCAGGCTGGTGAGCGCCCGCCTGCATTATGAAGGCAACTCTTATTTCACCCTCTCGCTAAAGAATATTTCCGGCGGCACCCAAAACGAGACACCCCTGAGCCCTGGTGTATGGGCAGTGTCTTACATTGCAGGCGGCACATTGCTGAACCCATCGCCTATTTATACCAAGGACAAACCTACGGCTAACGGGCTGACCAACATTGCGGAGGCCGGCGACAACAGCGCGTTGAACACTTATCTTACCGCCAACACCGGTATCTTCACCCCGCTCTCCCCCATCCTTGTTGTAGTTTATAACGGTGATGCCAATCCTTTCTACCAGACCGGTGAGGCAGACCGTGGCGAAGGGCTTAAAAACCTGGCCCAGCAAGGCGATGCGACGATCCTTGCCGCTGCCCTGAAAAACAAACCAGGGGTTAAAGCAGTGTATGTACTCCCGGCCCCTAATACCACCGTACTGCTGCCGGTGATCGGCGAAATGAGCGGTGGTGCGGTATCCCAGGCATTGCAGGTACACAAGGGGGACCGGCTGGCCATTGCCACGATGTACGGTTTCTCCAACGACTGGTTCTTTGCCACTACCGGAAATGGCGTGGATGCTACGGCAAAAGGGGATATTTCCAACAGCATTGCTTTATATGACGATGGCACCGCCATTGACCAGTTCCCGGGCGCCGGCATCACCCAGTTCAACCTGGCCGGTACCCCGCTCACTGACAACAAACCCATCACCCTGGTGCCCAATCCAAACGCGTTCACCACGCTGCCTGCCATCAGCAATATCATCCGCGTAAAGCTGCAATAG
- a CDS encoding RagB/SusD family nutrient uptake outer membrane protein encodes MRKTTLLYISVVAALGLTACKKNFLDRTPLDSYSQSSLFTSANDAIAAVNGCYNGWEDGYNIIYMDCASDNAYGQYPWEGYTTHGNGYITPTDGDAASRWNFTTIQRVNWFMANIDKTPMDSALKHRVKGEARFLRAYQYFVMYELYGDVPLVTTQLTTQEANTVSRTDKATVYKFIMDELTEIAPDLPLSYTGSDVGRITRGAAISLKARLELYTGDYANCITDCKTIMGMGYTLFPNYQDLFRIQNNNNSETILNVQYKENDNPFESLGVMPSSGVGGWGSIDPTQALVDNYEMANGKTITESGSGYNPDDPYKNRDPRLSATIVYPGQLYQGSYYNSINGSGADYYGGNNNSKTAYVPKKYTSNLGDFNDMWNVGLDFPVIRYAEILLTFAEAKIESKQLDGEMYDAIDSVRVRAGMPKVDRTAYATYDKLQTLIRRERRSELAMEGLRWYDVKRWQIGDKVMAGAVYGARTGNVNASTGALTLTGAPIKAEDRVFDPKKNYLWPIPQKEIDVNKNLKQNDLY; translated from the coding sequence ATGAGAAAGACAACATTGCTATATATAAGCGTGGTAGCGGCTTTGGGGCTTACCGCGTGTAAGAAGAACTTCCTGGACCGCACGCCGCTGGACTCCTACAGCCAATCTTCCCTTTTCACCTCCGCCAATGACGCCATTGCCGCGGTGAATGGCTGCTACAACGGCTGGGAAGATGGCTATAACATCATTTACATGGATTGCGCGTCTGACAATGCGTACGGCCAATATCCCTGGGAAGGCTACACCACGCATGGCAACGGGTACATAACCCCCACGGATGGCGATGCCGCCTCCCGGTGGAACTTTACCACCATCCAACGCGTGAACTGGTTTATGGCCAACATTGATAAAACGCCGATGGACAGCGCGCTGAAACACCGCGTAAAAGGGGAAGCCCGCTTCCTGCGCGCCTACCAGTACTTTGTGATGTATGAACTGTATGGCGACGTACCCCTGGTGACCACCCAGCTCACCACGCAGGAAGCCAACACTGTAAGCCGCACGGACAAGGCTACTGTATACAAATTCATCATGGACGAGCTCACGGAAATTGCGCCGGACCTGCCCCTGTCTTACACCGGCAGCGATGTAGGCCGCATTACCCGCGGGGCCGCCATATCACTGAAAGCCCGCCTGGAGTTGTACACCGGTGACTATGCCAACTGTATCACTGACTGCAAAACCATAATGGGCATGGGCTACACGCTGTTTCCCAACTACCAGGACCTGTTCCGCATCCAGAATAATAACAACTCGGAAACCATCCTTAACGTGCAGTACAAGGAGAACGACAATCCCTTTGAATCACTGGGGGTAATGCCTTCTTCCGGCGTGGGTGGCTGGGGCTCTATTGATCCTACACAGGCACTGGTAGACAACTATGAAATGGCCAATGGCAAGACCATCACGGAAAGCGGCTCCGGTTATAACCCGGATGATCCCTACAAGAACCGTGACCCCCGCTTATCCGCCACCATCGTATATCCTGGACAGCTATACCAGGGCAGCTACTACAACTCCATCAATGGCAGCGGTGCTGATTACTACGGGGGCAACAACAATTCCAAGACAGCTTATGTACCTAAAAAATACACCTCTAACCTGGGCGATTTCAATGATATGTGGAACGTAGGCCTGGACTTCCCCGTGATCCGCTACGCGGAGATCCTGCTCACTTTTGCAGAGGCGAAGATTGAAAGCAAACAGCTGGATGGCGAAATGTATGACGCCATAGACAGCGTACGCGTACGTGCCGGCATGCCGAAAGTGGACCGCACCGCTTATGCCACTTATGACAAGCTGCAAACCCTTATCCGCCGCGAACGCCGTTCAGAGCTGGCCATGGAAGGCCTCCGCTGGTACGATGTGAAGCGCTGGCAGATCGGTGACAAGGTAATGGCAGGCGCCGTGTATGGCGCCCGTACCGGGAATGTAAATGCCAGCACCGGCGCCCTCACCCTCACCGGTGCTCCCATCAAAGCGGAAGACCGTGTATTTGATCCAAAGAAAAACTACCTGTGGCCCATCCCGCAGAAAGAGATAGATGTGAATAAGAATTTGAAACAGAATGACCTCTACTAA
- a CDS encoding cellulase family glycosylhydrolase — protein MKRHLLPLLLLATAAFQTARSQGILHTKGQQIVDARGNNVLFRGIGLGGWMLQEGYMLHLNQEGQQHKIRERIGKLLTPEQTQEFYDTWLAHNTTKADIDSLKAWGFNQVRLPMHFALYTLPSDKEPVPGQNTWLEKGFAMTDSLVAWCKANHLYLILDLHAAPGGQGNDLNISDRDGSKPSLWQNEADQEKTVALWKQLATRYAHEATVAGYDVLNEPNWGFDDQEKDRNGTGEKHNGPLKALLVKITAAIRSVDKEHIIIIEGNGWGNNYNGMLEDGLWDKNMVLSFHKYWNNNDTASISHILRYRRNLNVPVWLGETGENSNTWFTDAISLFEANNIGWSWWPLKKLGINNPLQVPSNKGYDALVDYWNGKSTTAPDAAAAYQSLMELARASDIRHNIVHYDVIDAMIRQPHSNKAIPFKAHVAHAGAVINAADYDLGRNGVAYFDKDTGNYRISGHPGVGNRGGVYRNDGVDIFQDAEKDYYVGHTEEGEWIQYTITVPATREYTLQTLVRGEGRFQWTENGKALTEPAEATGTAFTPSTAKVKLGKGMHQLRFQVLKGGVEFAGVKF, from the coding sequence ATGAAAAGACACTTACTCCCGCTGTTGCTCCTGGCAACGGCTGCCTTTCAAACGGCCCGCTCACAGGGCATTCTCCACACCAAAGGCCAGCAGATCGTAGATGCCAGGGGCAATAACGTATTGTTTCGCGGTATAGGCCTGGGCGGCTGGATGCTGCAGGAAGGCTACATGCTCCACCTCAACCAGGAAGGGCAGCAACACAAGATCCGGGAACGCATTGGCAAACTCCTGACACCGGAACAGACCCAGGAATTTTACGACACGTGGCTGGCACATAACACTACGAAAGCAGACATTGATTCCCTCAAAGCCTGGGGCTTTAACCAGGTACGCCTGCCCATGCACTTTGCCCTTTACACCCTGCCGTCTGACAAGGAGCCCGTGCCCGGGCAAAACACCTGGCTGGAAAAGGGCTTTGCCATGACAGACAGCCTGGTGGCCTGGTGCAAGGCGAATCACCTGTACCTCATCCTGGACCTGCACGCCGCCCCCGGCGGACAAGGCAACGACCTCAATATCTCCGACCGTGACGGGAGCAAGCCTTCCCTCTGGCAAAACGAAGCAGACCAGGAGAAGACAGTTGCACTCTGGAAGCAACTGGCCACCCGCTACGCACACGAAGCCACCGTGGCTGGTTACGACGTGCTCAATGAGCCCAACTGGGGCTTTGACGACCAGGAAAAGGACCGCAATGGCACCGGTGAAAAGCACAATGGCCCGCTGAAAGCCCTGCTGGTAAAGATCACAGCGGCTATCCGCAGCGTGGATAAAGAACACATCATCATCATTGAAGGCAACGGCTGGGGCAATAACTACAACGGCATGCTGGAGGATGGCCTGTGGGATAAGAACATGGTGCTGAGCTTTCACAAATACTGGAACAATAACGACACGGCATCCATCAGCCATATCCTGCGCTACCGCCGCAATTTGAATGTGCCCGTATGGCTGGGAGAAACAGGGGAGAACTCCAATACCTGGTTTACGGATGCCATCAGCCTGTTTGAGGCCAACAACATAGGCTGGAGCTGGTGGCCCCTCAAAAAACTGGGCATCAACAACCCGCTGCAAGTGCCGTCTAACAAGGGTTACGATGCACTGGTAGATTACTGGAACGGGAAGTCCACCACCGCGCCGGATGCTGCCGCTGCTTACCAGTCACTGATGGAACTGGCCCGCGCTTCAGACATCCGCCATAACATTGTGCACTACGACGTGATAGACGCCATGATCCGCCAGCCCCACAGCAACAAGGCTATTCCCTTTAAAGCGCATGTGGCCCATGCAGGTGCGGTGATCAATGCGGCAGATTATGATCTGGGCCGCAACGGCGTGGCGTATTTTGATAAGGATACCGGTAACTACCGCATTTCCGGCCACCCGGGTGTAGGTAACCGTGGCGGCGTGTACCGCAATGATGGCGTGGATATTTTCCAGGATGCGGAAAAGGATTACTACGTGGGCCATACGGAAGAAGGTGAATGGATCCAGTACACGATAACGGTACCGGCTACACGGGAATACACCCTGCAGACCCTGGTACGTGGGGAAGGCCGGTTCCAGTGGACGGAAAACGGCAAAGCGCTGACGGAGCCGGCAGAGGCTACTGGTACAGCATTTACACCCAGCACGGCGAAGGTGAAACTGGGCAAGGGCATGCACCAATTGCGTTTCCAGGTGCTGAAGGGAGGAGTGGAATTTGCCGGGGTGAAATTTTAG
- a CDS encoding AraC family transcriptional regulator — protein sequence MKLQFEDNKKGRFTVLIHEPAFAGEGIAAGPDTTNAIVYNDGKDQSITIDEVPYLLPANAVLPLMANQHFRFEHPEWLIAWQFNRDFYCIADHDAEVGCVGFLFYGIQHPLFVALSPVDIRNIHIIRDLCVEDMAVKDRMQGEMLRTLLKRLIINVTRIAKQQTDSYARFTDEKMDILRKFNLLLEIHFRDQHEVQFYAHALNRSPKTLANLFAIFNHPSPSRLIQRRIVQEAQRYLHYTDKSAKEIAYALGFVSPAHFSRFFRQQTGSSISEFRQRQP from the coding sequence ATGAAACTACAATTTGAGGATAACAAGAAGGGCCGGTTCACCGTGTTGATACATGAACCGGCCTTTGCCGGCGAAGGCATTGCAGCCGGGCCGGACACCACTAACGCTATCGTATATAATGACGGCAAAGACCAGTCTATAACGATAGACGAGGTGCCTTACCTGTTGCCCGCAAACGCTGTGCTCCCATTGATGGCCAACCAGCATTTCCGGTTTGAACACCCGGAATGGCTGATCGCCTGGCAGTTCAACCGCGACTTCTATTGCATTGCGGATCATGATGCAGAAGTGGGTTGCGTAGGATTCCTGTTCTATGGCATACAGCATCCGCTCTTCGTAGCCCTGTCGCCGGTGGATATCAGGAACATCCACATCATCCGCGACCTGTGCGTGGAAGATATGGCGGTGAAAGACCGCATGCAGGGGGAAATGTTACGCACCTTACTGAAAAGACTGATCATCAATGTAACACGGATCGCCAAGCAGCAGACTGACAGCTACGCACGCTTTACGGATGAAAAAATGGATATCCTGCGCAAATTCAACCTGTTACTGGAGATCCATTTCCGGGACCAGCATGAAGTACAGTTCTATGCCCATGCGCTGAACCGTTCTCCCAAAACACTGGCGAACCTATTTGCCATTTTTAATCATCCATCCCCCTCCCGGCTTATTCAACGCCGCATCGTCCAGGAAGCGCAACGCTACCTGCATTACACGGACAAATCCGCCAAGGAGATTGCTTATGCACTGGGCTTTGTCAGCCCTGCGCATTTCAGCCGTTTCTTCCGCCAGCAAACCGGGTCCAGCATTTCCGAATTCCGGCAACGGCAGCCATAA